In the Chitinophagales bacterium genome, one interval contains:
- a CDS encoding deoxynucleoside kinase, whose amino-acid sequence MRYNYITIEGNIGAGKTSLANMLAKDYHGKLILEQFADNPFLPLFYKNPRQYAFPLELFFLAERYQQLKDVAAMQDLFSSFTVSDYLFAKSHLFASINLVEEEFKLFKRLSQIIQASLPEPELLLYLHSPVEVILSNIAKRGRPYEKDISAEYLGKIQQVYFDYFKTQMQLRIVILDVSKINFIENKQDYNRIIDLLQQEHQPGTNVITL is encoded by the coding sequence ATGCGCTATAATTACATAACGATTGAAGGCAATATCGGAGCAGGTAAAACATCACTGGCCAACATGCTGGCGAAGGATTACCATGGCAAACTCATACTCGAACAATTTGCAGACAATCCTTTTCTTCCATTGTTCTACAAAAACCCGCGCCAATATGCCTTTCCGCTCGAGCTATTTTTTCTTGCCGAAAGATACCAGCAGCTGAAAGATGTGGCAGCCATGCAGGACCTGTTCAGTTCTTTTACGGTTTCGGATTATCTTTTTGCGAAATCACACCTTTTCGCAAGTATCAACCTTGTTGAGGAAGAGTTTAAACTCTTCAAACGCCTGTCACAGATTATCCAGGCTTCACTGCCTGAACCGGAATTGTTACTCTACCTGCACAGTCCCGTGGAGGTGATCTTGTCCAACATCGCCAAACGGGGACGCCCTTATGAAAAAGATATATCCGCTGAGTACCTGGGCAAGATTCAACAGGTCTATTTCGATTACTTCAAAACGCAGATGCAGCTGCGCATCGTAATACTTGATGTATCGAAAATTAATTTCATTGAAAATAAACAGGATTACAACCGCATTATTGATTTGCTGCAGCAGGAACATCAGCCCGGAACAAATGTGATTACCCTGTGA
- a CDS encoding TrmH family RNA methyltransferase, whose amino-acid sequence MEELKRLTVAAYKTSGSMSVAVVLDNVRSGHNTGAVFRTCDAFGLQQLYLCGITPAPPNREVLKTALGSTSSVDWQHFPDTKSLLEGLKRRQSTIVIAEHTTGSIALQDFLPSKEKNYVIVFGNEVEGVQSNLLPLADHLIEIPQFGTKHSFNVSVAAGIVLWDVWNKLR is encoded by the coding sequence ATGGAGGAGTTAAAACGGTTAACCGTTGCAGCATACAAGACTTCCGGCAGTATGTCTGTGGCGGTAGTACTCGATAACGTCAGGAGCGGACATAATACCGGTGCCGTGTTCAGAACGTGCGATGCTTTTGGGCTTCAGCAGCTATATCTCTGTGGAATTACGCCGGCACCTCCGAACAGGGAAGTGCTGAAAACAGCCTTAGGCAGCACGTCTTCCGTGGACTGGCAGCATTTTCCGGATACGAAGAGTTTATTGGAAGGGCTGAAACGCCGGCAATCAACTATTGTGATTGCTGAACATACCACAGGAAGCATTGCCTTACAGGATTTTTTACCTTCAAAAGAGAAGAATTATGTTATTGTATTCGGCAATGAAGTGGAGGGAGTGCAAAGTAATTTGCTTCCACTTGCAGATCACCTGATTGAAATACCACAGTTCGGAACCAAGCATTCATTCAATGTGAGCGTGGCAGCCGGAATTGTATTGTGGGATGTGTGGAATAAGCTAAGGTGA
- the sppA gene encoding signal peptide peptidase SppA has product MSFWKIFFGSLLAFIIGSLLLLFIVIAFIAALASSFSSIETASVKPNSVLNLNLSYEIPEQTTYIPFQGMSFADFKPAIAPGVYDIMKNIEKAKTDPSIKGIYLSFGYIGLGMANTEQIRNALLDFKKSGKFVVAYAELYTEKAYYLCSVADKVILNPKGVVEFNGMSAQYPFFKGLLDKVGIQAQVFYDGKFKSATEPFRLDSMSRENELMTMTLLKDVYDKVMRNIAESRKIGILQLDSINNNLLVQNARDAKSYGLVDETWFDDQVRDYLRAQLKLGEDDKIQMVSLTKYLTVPGKKEEVSLETDKIAILFASGDIVDGKGGDDNIGSEKFVKQLRKLRDDDKVKAVVFRVNSPGGSALASDIIAREVQLTAAKKPVVVSMGDYAASGGYYVSAYATKIVAQPNTLTGSIGVFGIYPNMQKLLEDKLGINFDGVNTGRYSDFGDVSRPMREDEKVIVQRGVDSIYRDFKSTVAKGRKLDPSLVDTIAQGRVWTGSQALAFGLVDTLGGLEDAISVATHLAKSTTYRLVEYPEVDKDMFELISMFREGKEQSALKSKLGAFYSVYEQLQLISDMKGTQARLLFVPEIQ; this is encoded by the coding sequence ATGAGTTTCTGGAAAATATTTTTTGGTTCTTTGCTCGCTTTCATAATTGGCAGCCTGCTGCTTCTGTTTATTGTCATCGCTTTTATCGCGGCTTTGGCATCTTCATTTTCAAGCATTGAAACGGCCAGCGTAAAGCCGAACAGCGTACTGAATCTAAACCTGAGTTATGAGATCCCGGAACAAACGACTTACATTCCTTTCCAGGGTATGTCGTTTGCCGATTTTAAACCTGCCATAGCGCCGGGAGTTTATGACATCATGAAGAATATAGAAAAGGCGAAGACCGATCCTTCCATCAAAGGTATTTATCTGAGTTTCGGATATATAGGCCTCGGCATGGCGAATACGGAACAAATCAGGAATGCCTTGCTTGATTTTAAAAAGTCGGGAAAATTTGTGGTTGCCTATGCTGAATTATACACGGAAAAAGCCTATTACCTCTGCAGCGTGGCCGATAAGGTGATACTGAATCCAAAAGGAGTGGTTGAATTCAACGGCATGAGTGCACAATATCCTTTTTTCAAAGGACTGCTTGACAAAGTCGGCATTCAGGCACAGGTTTTTTATGATGGCAAATTCAAATCCGCCACAGAGCCCTTCCGCCTCGATTCTATGAGCAGGGAAAATGAATTAATGACGATGACGCTCCTGAAGGATGTGTATGACAAGGTGATGAGAAATATTGCCGAAAGCAGAAAGATCGGCATACTGCAGCTTGACAGCATCAACAATAACCTGCTGGTGCAAAATGCACGTGATGCCAAAAGTTATGGCCTTGTCGACGAGACATGGTTCGATGACCAGGTGCGCGATTACCTGAGAGCACAGCTCAAACTTGGCGAAGATGATAAGATTCAAATGGTTTCACTGACGAAGTATCTTACCGTACCGGGCAAAAAAGAAGAAGTCAGCCTCGAAACGGATAAGATCGCCATACTCTTTGCCTCCGGTGATATTGTGGATGGTAAAGGAGGCGATGATAATATCGGTTCAGAGAAATTTGTGAAGCAACTCAGGAAATTGCGCGACGATGATAAAGTGAAGGCTGTTGTGTTCAGGGTGAATTCACCTGGCGGCAGCGCACTGGCTTCCGATATCATTGCACGTGAAGTGCAACTCACGGCTGCAAAAAAACCGGTGGTGGTTTCGATGGGTGATTATGCTGCGTCCGGCGGTTATTACGTTTCAGCTTATGCAACTAAAATTGTTGCACAGCCGAATACACTCACGGGGTCTATTGGTGTATTTGGCATCTATCCCAATATGCAGAAATTGCTGGAGGACAAACTCGGTATAAACTTCGACGGTGTTAACACAGGCAGATATTCTGATTTTGGCGATGTCTCCCGCCCGATGCGTGAGGATGAAAAAGTGATTGTGCAAAGAGGCGTTGACAGCATCTATCGCGACTTTAAATCAACTGTGGCAAAGGGCAGGAAATTAGATCCGTCCCTCGTAGATACCATTGCACAAGGCCGGGTATGGACAGGCAGCCAGGCATTGGCTTTCGGGTTGGTGGATACGCTGGGTGGACTGGAAGATGCAATCAGCGTTGCCACTCATCTTGCAAAATCAACCACCTACCGGCTTGTGGAATATCCGGAGGTGGATAAGGATATGTTTGAACTGATCAGTATGTTCAGAGAAGGCAAAGAGCAAAGTGCGCTAAAATCGAAACTCGGGGCTTTTTATTCGGTTTACGAACAGCTTCAGTTAATTTCCGACATGAAGGGCACACAGGCCCGTCTGCTTTTCGTTCCGGAAATTCAATAG
- a CDS encoding gliding motility-associated C-terminal domain-containing protein codes for MRHLYKITAGYLCLLIGCCLMLQPAACIAQIPTFQDCLGAIPVCNQVYQTPSSTFGTGNYPNEQGPGTCLIPGEYNSSWYTFNISSSGTFAFTIVPASPGADYDWAMYNLTNASCAEIQTNGSLMVSCNSSQYGFTGISASGSGNWNGPGPTNAFNALLNVNAGETYVLNINNWSGTTGGYTVDFSSSTASIFDTVKPYISSIDPVICNNSQLTFNFSENILCGSVQAADFLITGPGGPYTISSVAGATCLAGGTAEVTFTANVSPAITTGGNYLLHLTSLSGSVTDLCGLNADTAAVPFFVSAVQAVIDSVVQPTCGGYNGEIFASGTVGTPPYQFSINGSPYQNGSSFSGMDSGTYYITVKDSFGCVDTAIVTFQPSTGAVKATKLFAQDINCFNACDGAISVSGEGGVPPYAYLWNNGAPPSANIGGLCPANYKVTVTDAYNCSDTLSIVLAEPPEVHFQVTDLKNAVCNGYKDGSVSLNITGGNPPFTYVWTPYGGGSNTATGLGAGEYNLLLIDIHQCKYDTVITIKEPDPLAIIYPGDTTICFGTQARLTAPAVGGNAGLYGVIWNNGVSVDDPYFVQPFQDQTYTAVAFDDSSCFSQPQEYRVYVAQKPLIDLGEDSVLCYGEVLFKDVFFPGAEYRWQDGSIYHDYAIREPGLYTVDAYNSCFHTYDSLYVAFDDCGSCLHVPNAFTPNNDGLNDLFVPAIGCDFTSYDFKVFNRWGQVVFSTNDPNAGWNGQNDNKPAEMGTYVWTIAYEGTEHGLKLSEHLTGGVTLIR; via the coding sequence ATGCGCCACCTTTACAAGATAACTGCGGGATATCTCTGTCTATTGATTGGATGCTGCCTTATGTTGCAGCCGGCTGCTTGCATTGCGCAGATTCCTACCTTCCAGGATTGCCTGGGAGCAATTCCGGTTTGCAACCAGGTTTATCAGACACCAAGTTCAACATTCGGAACCGGTAACTATCCCAACGAACAAGGCCCTGGCACTTGCCTTATTCCGGGTGAATATAACAGCAGCTGGTACACTTTTAATATCAGCAGCAGCGGAACCTTTGCATTCACCATTGTGCCTGCCTCACCCGGTGCTGATTATGACTGGGCCATGTATAATCTGACCAATGCAAGCTGTGCTGAAATTCAGACGAATGGTTCGCTGATGGTGAGTTGCAATTCTTCGCAGTACGGCTTCACCGGTATTTCCGCCAGCGGTTCCGGTAACTGGAACGGTCCCGGCCCGACGAATGCCTTCAATGCTTTGCTGAATGTAAACGCCGGAGAAACCTATGTACTGAATATCAATAACTGGAGCGGCACAACAGGTGGTTATACCGTTGACTTCAGCAGCTCAACGGCTTCCATTTTTGATACCGTGAAGCCTTATATCAGCAGTATAGATCCTGTCATCTGCAATAACAGTCAACTCACATTTAATTTTTCTGAAAATATTCTTTGTGGCAGCGTACAGGCAGCTGACTTTTTAATTACCGGCCCCGGCGGCCCTTATACGATCAGCAGCGTAGCCGGAGCCACCTGCCTCGCAGGCGGAACGGCAGAAGTAACCTTTACGGCGAATGTTTCTCCGGCCATCACTACCGGCGGCAATTATCTTTTGCATCTAACCAGCTTATCAGGATCAGTTACAGATCTGTGCGGACTCAATGCAGATACGGCCGCTGTGCCATTCTTTGTAAGTGCTGTGCAGGCCGTGATTGATTCAGTGGTACAACCCACCTGCGGCGGTTATAACGGAGAAATCTTCGCATCAGGCACCGTTGGCACACCACCCTATCAGTTTTCCATCAATGGAAGCCCTTATCAAAACGGCAGCTCATTTAGTGGCATGGACAGCGGTACCTATTACATCACTGTCAAGGATTCTTTTGGATGCGTCGATACTGCCATTGTAACTTTCCAGCCTTCCACCGGTGCCGTAAAAGCCACCAAATTATTCGCGCAGGATATCAATTGCTTTAATGCATGTGACGGTGCAATTTCCGTATCCGGTGAAGGAGGCGTTCCTCCTTATGCTTATTTATGGAATAACGGTGCACCTCCGAGCGCGAACATCGGTGGCCTCTGCCCTGCTAACTACAAAGTAACTGTAACAGATGCTTATAATTGTTCCGATACACTCAGTATCGTCTTAGCTGAACCACCCGAAGTGCATTTCCAGGTAACCGATCTGAAGAATGCGGTGTGCAATGGATATAAAGACGGCAGTGTGTCACTTAACATCACCGGCGGCAATCCACCTTTTACCTATGTCTGGACTCCTTACGGTGGTGGAAGTAACACAGCAACCGGTCTTGGTGCAGGAGAATACAACCTTCTGCTGATTGACATTCATCAGTGTAAATACGATACGGTTATTACCATCAAAGAACCGGATCCGCTGGCCATTATATATCCGGGTGATACCACCATTTGTTTTGGTACACAGGCACGGCTGACAGCACCAGCCGTTGGAGGCAATGCAGGATTGTATGGTGTCATCTGGAACAATGGCGTTTCAGTTGATGACCCATATTTCGTTCAGCCATTTCAGGATCAGACCTATACGGCCGTTGCTTTTGACGACAGTAGTTGTTTCAGTCAGCCACAGGAATACAGGGTGTATGTAGCTCAAAAACCGCTGATAGATTTAGGAGAAGACTCTGTATTATGTTATGGAGAAGTATTATTCAAAGATGTCTTTTTCCCAGGCGCAGAATACCGATGGCAGGATGGCTCCATCTATCACGATTATGCGATCCGGGAACCCGGCTTGTATACCGTTGATGCCTACAATAGCTGCTTCCATACATACGACAGCCTTTATGTTGCCTTTGATGACTGCGGAAGCTGCCTGCATGTACCCAATGCCTTTACTCCAAACAATGACGGATTAAATGATCTTTTTGTTCCTGCTATTGGCTGTGATTTTACATCCTATGATTTCAAAGTATTCAACCGTTGGGGCCAGGTGGTATTTTCTACCAATGATCCCAATGCAGGCTGGAACGGGCAAAACGATAATAAGCCGGCTGAAATGGGTACTTATGTCTGGACAATTGCTTATGAAGGAACCGAGCATGGCCTGAAACTTTCGGAGCATTTGACCGGTGGCGTAACACTGATCCGATAG
- the mutS gene encoding DNA mismatch repair protein MutS: MGQYKSIKKKYPDAILLFRVGDFYETFDSDAVTTSQVLGIVLTKRANGAASYTDLAGFPYHALDTYLPKLVRAGYRVAICDQLEDPKLTKTIVKRGVTELITPGVTDNEKILDHRSNNFLCSIHFEQTLLGIAFLDISTGEFYAAQGNADYIDKLLQGFKPSEIIFAKSKQKDFRQSFGTKYYTYTIDDWIYQFDYSNELLTKHFETQSLKGSGIGEMNLAIVASGAALHYLQVSEHPNLDHLRGISRIEEERYVWLDRFTVRNLEILHSNSEGGKSLLQVLDQTLSPMGARMLRKWLVLPLKEIIPIEERLQFVELLIKDPELTRQLSACIRQIGDLERLIAKVALGKISPREIIQIRKALTATGQIKQLLAERADAPFRNCADQLHPCDLIKERIANEIREDAPPVAAKGGIIRDAVSAELDALREIAHSGKDYLLRIQKTEQDRTGITSLKISFNNVFGYYLEVTNAHKSKVPEDWIRKQTLVNAERYITPELKTYEEKILGAEEKILLLELKLFDALVTSLKEYVGQIQLNAQAIGRLDCLISFSQLAIKNNYCRPQFHEGFSLEIRDGRHPVIEQQLGHDQSYVPNDVLLDNITQQVIIITGPNMAGKSAFIRQNALIVLMAQIGSFVPAASASIGIIDKIFTRVGASDNLSSGESTFMVEMTETASILNNLSDRSLVILDEIGRGTSTYDGISIAWAIAEFLHDFPKGKAKTLFATHYHELNELENKFERIKNYNVSVKEAGNKVIFLRKLQPGGSQHSFGIHVARMAGIPAQVVNRANEILEELEEKKIAKNLQNRIKKIPVREVQLSIFQQEDPALRKLIQWMAEVNPNTLTPIEALMKLQEIKDQLQGK; encoded by the coding sequence ATGGGGCAATATAAAAGCATCAAAAAAAAATATCCTGATGCCATACTGCTTTTCAGGGTAGGTGATTTTTATGAAACCTTCGACAGCGACGCGGTTACCACCTCACAGGTGCTGGGTATTGTTTTGACCAAACGCGCCAATGGCGCTGCCAGCTATACCGATCTCGCCGGCTTCCCCTATCATGCGCTCGATACCTATCTGCCGAAACTCGTACGGGCCGGTTACCGCGTTGCGATCTGTGATCAGCTGGAAGATCCGAAGCTGACAAAGACGATCGTTAAGCGTGGTGTAACAGAACTGATAACACCGGGCGTCACCGACAATGAAAAAATCCTTGATCACCGGAGCAATAACTTTCTTTGCTCCATTCATTTTGAACAGACATTGCTTGGCATTGCCTTTCTCGATATTTCCACCGGCGAGTTCTATGCGGCACAGGGTAATGCCGACTACATTGATAAGTTACTACAGGGTTTTAAACCTTCTGAAATCATTTTCGCCAAATCAAAACAAAAAGACTTCCGTCAGTCGTTTGGCACAAAATATTACACCTATACCATCGATGACTGGATCTACCAGTTCGATTATTCAAATGAACTCCTGACCAAACATTTTGAAACACAATCGCTGAAAGGCTCTGGGATCGGTGAAATGAACCTTGCCATTGTTGCCTCAGGCGCGGCCTTGCATTACCTGCAGGTATCAGAACATCCGAATCTCGATCACCTCAGAGGCATCTCCCGAATTGAAGAGGAACGTTATGTCTGGCTCGACCGATTTACCGTGCGTAACCTCGAAATTCTGCACAGCAATAGTGAAGGCGGAAAATCATTGCTGCAGGTTTTGGATCAGACACTATCGCCCATGGGAGCACGCATGCTGCGCAAATGGCTGGTGTTGCCGTTAAAGGAAATAATACCGATTGAAGAAAGGCTCCAGTTTGTGGAGTTGCTGATTAAAGATCCAGAACTCACGAGGCAACTCTCAGCCTGCATCCGCCAGATTGGAGATCTCGAACGACTGATTGCCAAAGTAGCGCTCGGAAAGATCAGCCCACGTGAAATAATACAGATCAGGAAAGCTTTAACGGCAACAGGGCAGATCAAGCAATTGCTGGCTGAACGTGCCGATGCTCCTTTCCGCAACTGCGCTGATCAGTTGCATCCCTGCGATCTTATTAAAGAGCGGATCGCTAATGAAATCAGGGAAGATGCTCCGCCGGTGGCCGCTAAAGGTGGTATCATCCGTGATGCGGTATCCGCTGAACTGGATGCACTGCGTGAAATTGCCCACTCCGGGAAGGATTACCTCCTTCGCATTCAGAAGACAGAGCAGGATCGTACCGGTATCACTTCCCTGAAAATCTCTTTCAACAATGTTTTCGGATACTACCTGGAAGTAACCAATGCCCATAAAAGCAAGGTGCCGGAAGACTGGATCAGGAAACAGACGCTTGTGAATGCAGAGCGATATATCACGCCCGAACTGAAAACCTATGAAGAAAAAATTCTGGGCGCGGAAGAAAAGATATTACTGCTTGAACTGAAACTGTTCGATGCGTTGGTCACTTCACTGAAAGAGTATGTCGGTCAAATTCAGCTGAATGCGCAGGCCATCGGACGGCTGGATTGCCTCATCTCCTTTTCACAACTGGCTATAAAAAACAATTACTGCAGGCCGCAGTTTCATGAAGGTTTTTCGCTGGAAATCAGGGACGGCCGCCACCCGGTGATCGAACAGCAACTCGGCCACGATCAGTCATATGTACCCAATGATGTTTTACTGGATAACATCACGCAGCAGGTCATCATCATCACCGGACCCAACATGGCAGGTAAGTCTGCCTTTATCCGTCAGAATGCACTGATTGTGCTGATGGCGCAGATCGGGAGTTTCGTGCCGGCAGCGTCGGCCAGCATCGGCATCATCGATAAAATATTTACGCGGGTGGGCGCTTCTGATAACCTGTCGTCCGGCGAATCAACCTTTATGGTGGAGATGACGGAGACAGCGAGCATCCTCAACAACCTGTCTGACCGTTCCCTCGTGATACTGGATGAAATCGGGCGGGGAACCAGTACCTACGATGGTATTTCCATTGCCTGGGCCATTGCTGAATTTTTGCACGACTTCCCGAAAGGAAAAGCCAAGACCTTATTCGCCACGCATTACCATGAATTGAATGAGCTGGAAAACAAATTTGAGCGTATTAAGAACTACAACGTGTCGGTGAAAGAGGCCGGCAACAAGGTGATTTTTCTCCGGAAGCTGCAGCCGGGCGGCAGCCAGCACAGTTTCGGAATACATGTTGCCAGGATGGCCGGCATTCCGGCGCAGGTAGTAAACCGGGCGAATGAAATACTGGAAGAACTGGAAGAAAAAAAGATTGCAAAAAACCTGCAGAACAGGATAAAGAAAATACCGGTACGCGAAGTGCAACTGAGCATCTTTCAACAGGAAGACCCTGCTTTGCGGAAGCTTATACAATGGATGGCGGAAGTGAATCCCAATACACTCACGCCTATAGAGGCCCTGATGAAACTGCAGGAGATAAAAGATCAGCTACAGGGAAAATGA
- a CDS encoding TonB-dependent receptor gives MVQKVFILYVLAGYLLLPAITFAQTGTISGRITDKGDNSELIGVTIMVTGTRYGAVTDENGQYSISLPAGTYTLNVSYIGYEKTLYTGIVIRQDEQKVLDIQLNATAVTIDQEIVIIGERPLIDVEESKSSSQINKEVIEAAPTRAVQGLLNTQTGVVLNPEGIHIRGGRTYETGFYIDDVSATDPLAGTGFGIDIGTNAIDNIDVTTSAPGVEYGDATSGIVNTKTKSGGDKFALALSLKRDNFGFNSDQQSCFNQSTYEAGLGGPIRFTKDHPAKLHYFTSFKFNFTDTYIKAPAEQVISSLYPDVFWTPYEDNRWAGMLKLNYDFSSTKKLSFSYLRSITANQDYNMLRITGNDVGFTPGYQFSFALQPDNANTYTHDTNLESLSWSHTPQPNISYRVSLSRLFVHLRADANGRDWRPAEVSTEFDPASIVEFPATYFNPDDSIVFVNPAPGLYNNDGIATLWHDHYVEDYTAKGSATFYSKNTLNRFYFGTEFKAEELQWIDITRPWIGAPIELPDSQFTQSFRLGDVSDVWKVNPIKGAVFVSDKYKFHGLIAEVGLRFEYWMPGKFVDDAVSNPEALIADEIRQSYLDHTINVMGLRTKARLLPKLSASFPIKENQVMYFNYGQSTISPHPSYIYAGLDPYYADRSTLGFIGNPDLNPEVDISYELGLKSQISQNDALNVSAYWKDKYDFITSSTILLEDATGREVSRTIRINADYARVRGVEATYIKRIQKWFESSLSISYSVATGQSSSASQGLEEILATGNSVSSKETYLAWDSPLDAKGYVLFTVNNTDGLFNKKWINQFSFYTEAIYRTGRRYTPYLFAGTEPNSGRPIYEIDADPEHRYSDLSVSSFWLNSSLKKWFTISKVQMAITLELTNLLNNKNTAIVNPVTGKAYEYGDDVPTEWRDPRYLDPRDPRSSNIPPDNPARYYEQRHVLLGVSIKL, from the coding sequence ATGGTGCAAAAGGTCTTCATCTTATATGTGTTAGCCGGTTACCTGCTGCTGCCGGCCATCACTTTTGCACAAACAGGCACCATATCAGGCAGGATAACCGACAAGGGAGATAACAGCGAACTGATCGGTGTCACCATAATGGTAACGGGCACACGCTACGGTGCAGTAACAGATGAAAACGGTCAGTATTCCATCAGCCTCCCTGCCGGCACCTACACCCTGAATGTAAGTTATATCGGTTATGAAAAAACACTTTATACCGGTATTGTAATACGGCAGGATGAACAAAAAGTACTCGACATTCAGTTAAACGCGACGGCCGTTACCATTGACCAGGAAATTGTGATCATCGGAGAGCGGCCATTGATAGATGTGGAAGAATCCAAAAGCTCTTCACAAATCAACAAAGAGGTGATAGAGGCGGCTCCCACCCGTGCCGTGCAGGGCCTGCTGAATACACAAACCGGTGTGGTGCTTAACCCTGAAGGCATTCACATCCGTGGTGGCAGAACCTATGAAACGGGATTTTATATCGACGATGTTTCGGCTACTGATCCGCTGGCGGGCACAGGGTTCGGCATTGATATCGGCACCAATGCCATTGACAATATCGATGTAACCACGAGTGCACCGGGTGTTGAATATGGAGATGCCACATCCGGCATAGTGAATACGAAAACAAAAAGCGGAGGAGATAAATTTGCACTGGCCTTATCACTGAAGCGGGATAATTTTGGCTTTAACAGTGATCAGCAATCCTGCTTCAACCAGTCGACCTATGAAGCTGGCCTCGGAGGACCAATCAGGTTTACCAAAGACCATCCCGCAAAACTTCATTACTTCACTTCTTTCAAATTCAATTTCACTGATACTTATATTAAAGCGCCGGCAGAGCAGGTGATCTCTTCTCTTTATCCGGATGTGTTCTGGACACCTTATGAAGACAATCGATGGGCCGGCATGCTCAAGCTGAATTATGATTTCAGCTCCACCAAAAAACTATCATTCTCCTATCTGCGTTCCATCACTGCCAACCAGGATTACAATATGCTCCGCATCACAGGCAATGATGTCGGATTCACGCCCGGTTATCAGTTTAGTTTTGCCCTGCAGCCCGACAATGCAAATACTTATACGCATGATACCAATCTCGAATCGCTGAGTTGGAGCCACACGCCACAACCAAATATCTCTTACAGGGTTTCGCTGTCGCGACTTTTTGTGCATTTGCGCGCCGATGCAAACGGGCGCGACTGGCGGCCGGCAGAAGTGAGTACTGAGTTTGATCCGGCATCGATCGTGGAGTTTCCCGCAACCTATTTTAATCCGGATGACTCCATCGTATTTGTGAATCCTGCTCCCGGCCTCTATAACAACGATGGCATTGCCACGCTGTGGCACGATCATTATGTGGAAGATTACACGGCAAAAGGTTCAGCCACCTTCTATTCCAAGAACACACTCAACAGGTTTTATTTTGGAACAGAATTCAAAGCAGAGGAACTGCAATGGATTGATATTACCCGGCCATGGATCGGCGCACCGATTGAATTGCCGGACAGCCAGTTCACACAATCATTCAGGCTCGGTGATGTAAGCGATGTATGGAAGGTGAATCCTATCAAAGGTGCCGTATTTGTATCCGACAAATACAAGTTTCATGGATTGATTGCGGAAGTAGGGCTGCGTTTTGAATACTGGATGCCCGGGAAATTTGTAGATGATGCCGTCAGCAATCCTGAAGCTCTGATTGCTGATGAAATCCGGCAGAGTTACCTCGATCATACCATTAACGTGATGGGTTTACGGACGAAGGCCCGGCTGTTGCCCAAGTTATCCGCCAGTTTTCCCATTAAAGAAAACCAGGTGATGTATTTCAACTATGGACAAAGCACGATCTCACCGCATCCTTCCTATATCTATGCAGGGCTCGACCCCTACTATGCTGACCGTTCAACGTTAGGTTTCATCGGTAATCCTGATCTCAACCCTGAAGTGGATATCTCCTACGAGTTGGGCCTTAAGTCGCAGATCTCGCAGAATGATGCCCTCAATGTTTCCGCCTATTGGAAAGACAAATATGATTTCATTACCTCCAGCACTATCCTGCTGGAGGATGCAACAGGACGTGAAGTAAGCCGTACCATTCGTATCAATGCAGACTATGCGCGCGTGCGTGGCGTGGAAGCAACCTATATTAAGCGCATTCAGAAGTGGTTTGAATCGAGTTTATCCATCTCCTACAGCGTGGCCACCGGCCAGAGTTCCTCCGCTTCGCAGGGACTCGAAGAAATACTGGCCACCGGCAACAGCGTGAGCTCGAAAGAAACCTACCTGGCATGGGACTCACCGCTCGATGCCAAAGGATATGTTTTGTTCACCGTAAATAATACAGATGGGTTGTTTAATAAAAAATGGATCAATCAATTCAGCTTTTATACCGAAGCCATTTACCGCACCGGAAGACGATATACGCCTTACCTCTTTGCCGGCACAGAACCTAATTCAGGCAGGCCTATTTATGAAATTGATGCAGATCCCGAACACCGCTACAGCGACCTTTCGGTTTCATCCTTCTGGCTCAATTCGTCACTGAAAAAATGGTTTACCATCAGCAAGGTGCAAATGGCAATCACCCTCGAACTGACGAATCTGCTGAACAATAAAAATACAGCTATCGTCAATCCTGTAACCGGTAAAGCCTATGAATACGGCGATGATGTACCCACAGAATGGCGCGATCCACGTTACCTCGATCCGCGCGATCCACGATCTTCCAATATTCCGCCTGATAACCCGGCAAGGTATTATGAACAAAGGCATGTCTTGCTGGGCGTTTCGATTAAACTCTGA